In the genome of Colwellia sp. PAMC 21821, the window ATATAATCATCACACGTATGCAGCCTCAAGGTGATGATCTACAGGTGTGGATTGATGAAATCTCGTTTAATCAGTTATTAACTTGGTTAGAAAAATTAGCCAGTAGAGATGGCCTGCAAGTAAAGAATATAGATCTTAGTTTAGCTGACCAACAAGGTGTGGTCCGTGTTCGTCGATTACAGTTAGGAAAAAATTAATGAAAAAGAAGTTTGCTTATACAGCAATTTTTTTCACCGCGTATTGTGTTTTTGTTCTAGCGTTAATGCCTGCAAGTTGGTTAATGGCGCAAATTAAATTACCTAAAAATGTCGCGGTCTCCGCTATTGAAGGCACTGTTTGGCATACCCGTATTTTACAAGTTATGGTGGACGACGTTGTTATTAACCAAGTGCAAAGTTCTTTATCGTTAATGTCGGTGTTAATGCTTGACCCTAAACTTGATATTACCTTTGGTAACGCTTTAGTCAATGGTCCTGAGGGACAGCTGACCATAAGTGGGTTGTTGTCAGACATGGTGGTTGAAGATGCAGAAATTAACCTTCCTGCAAACACGGTGGCCAAAAGACTTAACTTAGCAATTGATATTATTGCCCATGAACAACTGCAACTTAACATTGAGCGTTTTATTATTGGCGCGCCAATATGTAGCGAACTACAAGGTGATTTGCGATGGCAAAATGCCGCCGTTACTGCATTCGAAGAAAAAGTTCAGCTCGGCGGGCTTTCGGCCAAGTTAACGTGTGATAAAGGTGAACTTATTGCCGATATCGACCCTAATAACAACTTAGGGCTAAGCTATCGTGCAGAGTTAAAGCAAGGTGGCCGTTTAGCGGGTAATGGTTATTTAACGCCTGCAGCTAAATTTCCTGAGCAATTAAAAGCAACATTAAGCTTTTTAGGTAAGCCTGATAATCAAGGTCGTTATCGTTTGAAAATATAGCGTTCAAAGCGAAAAAAAAGGCAACAATAGTTGCCTTTTACTGTATTGCTGCCGCTATAAACTTATGCGGTAGAAACGTTTACAGCACCCGCATGCTCAAGTATGTCTTTAATCTTATCTTTGTTATCGTCGGTGTAATTGATACCAATTAACACTGAGCCCTTACTAATAGCATCTTCATAATACTTAAGTTCATGCTCAGGAATAAAAGCACCAATAATAGCACCAATGGTTCCACCTGCAGCAGCACCGGCACCACCGGCAGCTAATGCAGCAACTAATGGGCCAGCGATAAGTAAGCCAGCACCACCGGTCGCTACGGTACCCACAGCAGTAAAACCAGCAACTACAGCCGCTAATATACCAGCAGAAGCTGCACCAATAACACTACCTTCAGCGGCTTTGCTGCCTTCATCTATGGCAAAGTCGTCTTTGGCGTATGAGTCGTTAGCGACTACGCTAATTTCACTATTCAGTATGCCAATCTTTCCTAAACGATGAATAGCTAAACTGGCTTTAGATGAATTTTCAAATAATCCTGTAATTACTTCACTCATTATATTTCTCCATTTAGTTAACTTATTTGGTATTAAATACTTGTATTGCGTATAAGTAGAAGCAAACTTTGCACCAAAGTTATTAAAATTAAAGTTGTTTAAAATTAGTGAGTTAAAGGTTTAAAATAAAGCTGCGGTGGTTAGAAGTAATCAGTATTTGTAAATAATTCATGATTATCTGTAATACTTTCATAAAAGTGCATGTTTTTAACTGCTAACCTGGAGTATTGGCCCATGTTATAAGGGGTTGACACGCTGGCGCATTTTTTGCTTTTCAGTAGGAGTACTTTAGTTTTAGTACTATTTACCACCTAATCTGAAATTACAGGAGAACAGCTATGAACAAAGATACTTTTGAAGGAAAATGGAAACAAGTGAAAGGTGAAGCCCAAAAGCAATGGGGTGATTTAACCAATGATGACATGGACGTAATAAACGGTCAGCGGGAAAAATTAGCAGGTAAGCTCCAAGAGCGTTATGGTAAGTCAAAAGAAGAAGCAGAAAAGGAAGTTGATCGTTTCTGCAAGGATAACGATTGCCAATAGATTTAAGCTTAAATTTATTAGTTAAATTATAGCTTAGAGCTGGACTGACAGATCCAACCGTCTGTCAGTCCACTTTATAATAAATTTATTAAACCTGAACATTAAAAAGAGATTTACTATGGGTTACCGGCACGACAACACCTGTAACTATTTAATTCCTGCCCACCTAAATAAATATAATTCTGTAAATCAACAGCATATATTGAGAATAGACTTTTCTGAACTCTTCTTACTTAGTTCTACAAACGCGATCTTTGGTGGTACTTTAAACCAATGTTATCGCTTTCATGTTTAAATACCTAGCTTCAGTCTGAAACGATTAATCTGAACCTATCACGCTTTTAATTATCGCTAAGTGGTGTAAATAAATATCAGTTATGTACATAGTTTTTACTCAGCCTACTAAGTTCGTAGACTAGTTTTTTATCTGTTAAGCTCAGTTTTGATTATTGCCATCTTCAATATCTTTAGGTGCTTCAAGCCCAGGTATGGAGTGTTCTACTTTGAGGCTATAAGCCTCAATAAATGCGTTTTTAAGTATACCGTAAATAGCATCCAGAACAGACACACTAGGATCGTCAAGTGATCCCTTAATGGGCAAACGTGTTGCAACTAAGTCTCTACTGTCATTTTCGAATAAGCTAGCTAATGCCCCCCCAATCAAATCAACTAAAAGTAAAACAGGATTATCACCATCTTCAACCACGTCTTCATGCCAAGAGAAAACATCTAATTCATATATCCCCGCTTTAACGTAACCGTTAAGCTCACCATCAACAGACTTTAATTCGCTAGCCATATCAATTTGGCCTGCTTCAAAATCAAAAGGGGCATAGTACTTAATTATTTCATCAATATAAGCCACCGGAAGCTTAGCCATTTCAAGGTTGATATCAAAAGTTGGCTTTGTTGTATTAGGGTCAAAGCTTGCGTTTAGCACAAGTTTAGTGCGGTTTTGTATATCGCCTGTCATATCAACTTTAGCAATGGTGCCCGGACCTTTAGCGTTGGCTATATTAGTGACATTGAGCTGAATATTTTGTACCGCTAGCTCAGCGCGTTTTAGTTTTGACTTAGCGTCGATGGTAAAAGTGCCACTTTTTATGGTCAGCTTATTTATCGTAAAAGGACTAAGGTTTCGGGCTAAGCCTAACCATGTTTTTTCATCGGTAATAGCTTTCGACTCAAACACTTTATCTTGAGGTCGGTCATATAAGCTGACCACTGGCTTTACTAAAACTATAGCAGTAACCAAGTGACCCTTTAATAGGGCACTCCACAATATTGAGATATCAATACGCTCTGCAGTAAATAAAGGTAAATCTTGCCCGTCACCGGTCTGACGAATATTAGCCTGATGTATAGTATAGGAACCCATAAAAATAGCTAAATCAACATCGGCTACTGTGCCACTAACACCATCAGTTTGTTCAATGGTTCGGTTTACATACCAGGTAACTAAGCTTGGTGCTGAAATTCTAACAATGAGTAAAAGAAGTAACACGGTGGTAATGACGACAGAAGATATTTTAATCGACTTATTCCAATTCATATTTACATTCCTTTTACTTAGTGATTAGCAATTATTTTTAGCCATGACTCAAACAATATGGATGATACTGGGCATGTAGCCCAATAACATTAGAGAATATTCAGTAGTAAAGCTTTAGTTATTCCTACCTTTAGAACACTCCAATAGGGGGTAATCATATAGTGGTAAAATAGGCGAAATAACGATTTTTTACCGTGTTATTGGCTTAAACTGATTTAATAAATACAAATAAATTTGTGCTACATCTTTATCCACTACGTTTCGATACTACTTAGTAAAGTATTAAAGCAAATGCTATACCAGCGATTTTTATAACGCATGGTTAAGTTATAACGTATTGATTTTTGGTTTTTTTTAATCTATGGCAGGCACTATCTAGAGCATGTATACATCAAATTATGTAATCGCTGGAGTAATAATTTAGTTTTTTTGTAATCTTTACCCAAAAGGTGAGTAAATGTGATGGTTCTGGTTGTGAGTAAACCGTACAAATTTTGTTTCAGAGAATATTGTAATGATTGCAATATTCAGTTGACCGCAGGTCAATGCAACATAAGAGTCATAAGCAGTTGACACCTTATATAGCCTAGCTTTATGTGTAATTTTTATCAATTACATTAATTTAGGTGGAATTGATACAAATTACGATTAAAAACGTATATCACAAAGGGTGGTATTTAAATTGCTAACAACTACGCAGAGCTACATAAAATTGTAAATAGACTACGAAAGTAACAGACGATAAAAATAGAGGTTTAACTAATATGAGTTCAGACAATAAAGTTATGCACCCAAAAGAGTTTTCGCTAGCAAACTGGTGGCAAATAACCAAGCGCGTTATGCACAAGGTTGAGCAAGACAATATGTCACTTATCGCTGCGGGTGTGGCGTTTTATTTTTTATTAGCTATTTTTCCATTATTAGCAGCCTTAGTGTCTATGTATGGCCTTTTTACCGATCAAGAAACCCTTATTCAGCATATGAATCTTTTGGTTGGTGTTATACCAGAGCAAAGTCGGGAAATATTAGAGGCTCAGGTTGAAAGTATTCTATCGACTGATGATAGTGCATTAAGTTTAGGCTTTTTATTTAGTTTTTTATTGGCTATTTGGAGTGGTGGAAAAGGCTCTGTTGCGTTAATTAGCGCATGTAATATAAGTTATCAGGAAAGTAAAAAACGTTCATTTTTCAAAATGGTGCTAGTGCGAACATCACTTACACTTGCAACCATATTAACAATGCTCTTGATGCTACTCATGATTGTAGTTATTCCATTAGCGCTCAGTGTACTCGGCGAAACAAGCGAATCATTATTAGGCTGGATCACTTGGCCAATATTGTTAATTGTATTTAATTTTTCGCTTGCCAGTTTATACAAATACGCACCTCATCGTGCATCAGCTAAATGGCGTTGGACTACGCCAGGCGCATTTTTAGCTACCTTATTTTGGCTAGTAGGATCGTATTTTTTCAACTTGTACATTACTGACTATGCCAGTTATAACGAAACTTATGGTTCAATGGGTGGAGTAGTCATTTTATTAATGTGGTTTTATGTCACCGCTTTTACTATTTTACTGGGTGCTGCGATCAACGCATCTACAGAGTTACAAACTGAAGCAGATACCACCACTGGCACTGACAAACCTAAAGGAGAAAGAGGGGCGTATGTCGCTGACAATGGCCCTGAAGACTTGTAGAAATAAATGATTTATCGATAGGTTTGTGTTGTGAAATATATATGTTGTTAAATATATGCGTTGGTTAGCAACTTACTGATAAATTGATATTATATTGAGAGTAGTCAGAAATTTTTGTCATAGTGGTTATCAGTAACTACTATAAACCACGATAAATAACTATAAATGACAACTATAAATGGCAAAGATGAGTAAACTACTCAATATGTGTAGCTAGGTAAGTAATAGTAAGGGTATTAATTGTTACGCTTACTATTCTTAATTTCTGTTAGTAAAACACTGTAATCGGTAATTGACGGGTAATCATGGAATACATTGCTGGCTTTTTTGCTATCTGGATTTGCTACCGCCAATAACTGCCCAATGCCATAGGTTTTTGCCGAATCAAGTATAACTAGGCTGTCATCAACAAAAAGTGTGCTTTTTAACGCAAAACCATGTTTTTCTTGTAAACGTTGCCAGAGCACTTGCGACTCTTTCGTTACCCCAAATTCGTGCGTAGAGTACAGCGTATCAAAGTACTTATCTAATGATGTACGTTCTATTTTTAGCGATAAACTGTCAGGGTGAGCATTGGTAACAAGCACTACGTCACGGCCTGATGACTTTAGCGCGACTAGAAAATCATGGGCGTCAGTGCGTAATTGAATTAAATGCTGTATTTCACGTTTTAAGTCGGTGATCGACAATTGTGTTTGCTCAGCCCAATAATCTAGGCAGTACCAATCTATTGTACCTGCAACTTTTTGGTAGTGAGTCATGAGTGATGCTTTAGCCTCAGCCAAACTTACGCCGTGCAATTCGCTGTAGCGTTGTGGTAAATGGTGTAGCCAAAAATGGTTATCAAAATGCAAATCGAGTATCGTGCCATCCATATCCAGTAAAACAGTTGAAATTTTTGACCAATCAAGCATAGATTTTTCCCTAGGAACACGTTTATTATAGGTTATCGAAATTAGATAAATTTTAGCGAGATTGCTATTATACCCAAGCATCTTGGTTATGTATTCAATGTTATCGTGCTATGGTTAAACTTTAGTTTTTCTATAATAAATATCACTTAAGTTGTTGCAATAAAGGGCGTTATGACAACAAAAAAAGTACTACCTCAAATTACAGCACGCAAGCAGGTTGCTAAAAGTCGTTTATTTGCCATTGAGCAAATCGATTTAACCTTCTCTAATGGCGAAAAGCGTGAATATGAATGTATGTCTGGCAAAGGCAGAGGAGCAGTGATGATCGTTCCTATGCTAGATCAACATACCATGTTACTGGTGCGAGAATACTGTGGCGGCACCCATACTTATGAGCTCGGCTTTCCAAAGGGGCTAATTGATGCTGGCGAAAGTGCGGCAGAAGCGGCTAATCGTGAATTAAAAGAAGAAATTGGCTATGGTGCTGAAAAATTAACATCAGTCCATACCGTTGCCATGGCCCCAGCATTTTTTGATGCTAAAATGACTATTTTTCTCGCAGAAAATCTCTATGCCGAAAAGTTGCCCGGTGATGAACCAGAAGCGTTAGAAATAGTACCTTGGCCACTAGCAAATTATCGTCAGTTATTGCAAGAGCAAGATTTCAATGAATCGCGCAGCATTGCCGCTTTGTTATTAGTAAAAGATCACTTAGGAGGTATTTTATGAACCAAGAAAGGTTACTGTCTATAGCACTCGAAAGTGCCAAAAAAGCGGGGCAAGAAGTCTCTCGTTATTATAAAAATGGCAATTATACCGCCGAAATAAAAGACGATAACAGCCCAGTGACGAGTGCTGATATCGCTGCAAATGATATTTTAATGGATGAGTTAAAAAGATTAACGCCCGATATCCCCATTATTTCTGAAGAAGTAGGGGCATTAGACCTTGCCCAACGAAGTAAATGGGCGCGCTATTGGTTGTTAGACCCTATTGATGGCACCGGTGAGTTTATTGCTGGCAGTGGCGACTTTGCGGTTAACGTGGCGTTAGTTGAGAATGGTTGGCCAAGTATTGGTGTTATTCATGCGCCTGACCATCAATTAACGTATTATGCGCAAAATAATTTGGGTGCCTTTAAAGAAAACGATTCAGGTAGTCATAAAATACAAGTGGCGCATTATGATGGCCAACGTCGTATTAAAGTGGCGATCAGCCGTCGCCAAGATATTAACTTGATGGGTCAGTACTTAAATAGCGACTATGACTTCGACCATGTCGCTTTAGGTAGTTGCTCGCTAAAAAATTGCTTAATTGCCGAAGGCGGAGCTGATTGTTATTTACGTGTTGGACCAACAGGTGAGTGGGATACCGGCGCAAGTCATTGTATAATAGAGCAAGCTGGCGGTAGTATTATCGACAGTGAATTTAATCCGTTAACTTATAATCAACGTGAGACTTTGATGCAGCCTGATTTTTTATCGTTAGGGAATAAAGAAATTCCTTGGCAAGATATTATTAAACAGCATAAAGCAACACGTAAAATTTAATAACAACCTAAACCATAAATAACTCGTTATTTGTTTTGGGTCTAAATACCAGGTGAAAACCTAACAGACATGGAGTACATAATGCGCCAAACAGCTTTAATTTTAATTACCTTACTTGCGATTTCGACAAGTTTACCGGCTTTAGCTGCATGGAAGCTCGACGATTCAAGTTCTCAACTTAGCTTTATGTCAGTTAAAAAAGAGACTATTGCCGAAAATCATAGCTTTACAAAACTTTCAGGAAATATTGACGAGCATGCACAAGTTAATATTAGTGTTGATCTAGCCAGCGTAGATACCAATATTGCTATTCGTGATGATCGAATGAAAAACTTCGTTTTTGAAACGAGTAAATATAGCGCAGCAAGTTTCACTACCGCGCTTGATAAATCATTACTTAAAAGCTTAAAAGTTGGTCAAGAAAAAAAGCTAAGTATCAGTGGTACAGTCGCTTTTCATGGTCAGCAACAACCGGTAACTATTGACGTGAATGTGGTTAAGTTAAGTGCAGATAAAATATTGGTGAATACGATAAAGCCATTTTTTATTCAAGCGGATGCTTTTGGCGTAGTAGCCGGCATTAATAAACTTAAAGAATTAGCTTCTCTACCGAGTATCAATTATGTCGTGCCGGTAAGCTTTTCAGTAGTATTTACTCGTTAAGTAAATACGGTATTACTCTTTATTAAAGGCACTTAATCAGTGCCTTTTTTATGGATAAAATATAGTGCTTACAGAGTGTTTATATAGTGTTTATATAGTGCTTATATATTGATTAAATAGTGCTTATATATTGATTAAATAGTGTTTAAGCGCTTTCTTCAGCGTCTTCTACAAATTGATCTGCGGGCAAAATATTAACCGTTTCATGTAATTCAGAGTAAACCAAAAGCGCGGTGCCTTGTTTTAATTGCTGATGTACTTGGGCTATTTTATCGTTTAGCGATACATCTTCACTACCATATTCAGTACCTTCTCTTAGGACAAAATTTTCTATAATGGCACTTAAGGTCTCGGCAGTTAATTGTTCTAAAGGAATAATCATAAATAGCTCTTAAAAAACTCGGGTATACGTTGCTCTAGCCAAAATTGTGGCTTAAAGGGATTTTTACCACTAATGAAACCAACATGACCGCCGCGAGTACTCACTTCAAATGTAATCTGTTTCGGCAAGGTCGTAATAGCGGTGGTATTTTCATGACATAAAAATGGGTCATCGGTCGCGTGAATAATCAAACATGGGGTAGATATCTGTTTAAGCACATCTCGACCACTCGCTTGTCGATAATAGTCGTTTGCATCAATAAAGCCATTAATAGGTGCGGTGACCATTTGATCAAAATCACGAATAGAGCGCACTTTATTTAAATGGTTTCTATCTATATTACTCAGTAAATTGGCATTTATTTTTTTAACCGTACTTGCTCTAAGCATATCAACTAAGTACTTTTGATAAACACGAGAAAAACCTCGGTTAATTCTGTTGCTGCAACTTGATAGGTCAAGTGGAGCACAAATAACACAAGCAACTTGATAGATGTTCTCTTTGTGCTCAGCTAAATATTTTGTTAATACATTACCGCCAAGTGAAAAACCAATAATGGCTTTTTTTGCTTGTGGGTAATTACTAGCAAGGTATTGGCTAAAGAAGTCTACATCACAAGTTTGGCCGCTATGATAGGATTTAGCCATGCGATTAGGTCGACCGCTGCAACCACGAAA includes:
- a CDS encoding type II secretion system protein N, which produces MKKKFAYTAIFFTAYCVFVLALMPASWLMAQIKLPKNVAVSAIEGTVWHTRILQVMVDDVVINQVQSSLSLMSVLMLDPKLDITFGNALVNGPEGQLTISGLLSDMVVEDAEINLPANTVAKRLNLAIDIIAHEQLQLNIERFIIGAPICSELQGDLRWQNAAVTAFEEKVQLGGLSAKLTCDKGELIADIDPNNNLGLSYRAELKQGGRLAGNGYLTPAAKFPEQLKATLSFLGKPDNQGRYRLKI
- a CDS encoding CsbD family protein, which gives rise to MNKDTFEGKWKQVKGEAQKQWGDLTNDDMDVINGQREKLAGKLQERYGKSKEEAEKEVDRFCKDNDCQ
- a CDS encoding DUF748 domain-containing protein, which gives rise to MNWNKSIKISSVVITTVLLLLLIVRISAPSLVTWYVNRTIEQTDGVSGTVADVDLAIFMGSYTIHQANIRQTGDGQDLPLFTAERIDISILWSALLKGHLVTAIVLVKPVVSLYDRPQDKVFESKAITDEKTWLGLARNLSPFTINKLTIKSGTFTIDAKSKLKRAELAVQNIQLNVTNIANAKGPGTIAKVDMTGDIQNRTKLVLNASFDPNTTKPTFDINLEMAKLPVAYIDEIIKYYAPFDFEAGQIDMASELKSVDGELNGYVKAGIYELDVFSWHEDVVEDGDNPVLLLVDLIGGALASLFENDSRDLVATRLPIKGSLDDPSVSVLDAIYGILKNAFIEAYSLKVEHSIPGLEAPKDIEDGNNQN
- a CDS encoding YihY/virulence factor BrkB family protein codes for the protein MSSDNKVMHPKEFSLANWWQITKRVMHKVEQDNMSLIAAGVAFYFLLAIFPLLAALVSMYGLFTDQETLIQHMNLLVGVIPEQSREILEAQVESILSTDDSALSLGFLFSFLLAIWSGGKGSVALISACNISYQESKKRSFFKMVLVRTSLTLATILTMLLMLLMIVVIPLALSVLGETSESLLGWITWPILLIVFNFSLASLYKYAPHRASAKWRWTTPGAFLATLFWLVGSYFFNLYITDYASYNETYGSMGGVVILLMWFYVTAFTILLGAAINASTELQTEADTTTGTDKPKGERGAYVADNGPEDL
- the yrfG gene encoding GMP/IMP nucleotidase encodes the protein MLDWSKISTVLLDMDGTILDLHFDNHFWLHHLPQRYSELHGVSLAEAKASLMTHYQKVAGTIDWYCLDYWAEQTQLSITDLKREIQHLIQLRTDAHDFLVALKSSGRDVVLVTNAHPDSLSLKIERTSLDKYFDTLYSTHEFGVTKESQVLWQRLQEKHGFALKSTLFVDDSLVILDSAKTYGIGQLLAVANPDSKKASNVFHDYPSITDYSVLLTEIKNSKRNN
- the nudE gene encoding ADP compounds hydrolase NudE yields the protein MTTKKVLPQITARKQVAKSRLFAIEQIDLTFSNGEKREYECMSGKGRGAVMIVPMLDQHTMLLVREYCGGTHTYELGFPKGLIDAGESAAEAANRELKEEIGYGAEKLTSVHTVAMAPAFFDAKMTIFLAENLYAEKLPGDEPEALEIVPWPLANYRQLLQEQDFNESRSIAALLLVKDHLGGIL
- the cysQ gene encoding 3'(2'),5'-bisphosphate nucleotidase CysQ gives rise to the protein MNQERLLSIALESAKKAGQEVSRYYKNGNYTAEIKDDNSPVTSADIAANDILMDELKRLTPDIPIISEEVGALDLAQRSKWARYWLLDPIDGTGEFIAGSGDFAVNVALVENGWPSIGVIHAPDHQLTYYAQNNLGAFKENDSGSHKIQVAHYDGQRRIKVAISRRQDINLMGQYLNSDYDFDHVALGSCSLKNCLIAEGGADCYLRVGPTGEWDTGASHCIIEQAGGSIIDSEFNPLTYNQRETLMQPDFLSLGNKEIPWQDIIKQHKATRKI
- a CDS encoding YceI family protein translates to MRQTALILITLLAISTSLPALAAWKLDDSSSQLSFMSVKKETIAENHSFTKLSGNIDEHAQVNISVDLASVDTNIAIRDDRMKNFVFETSKYSAASFTTALDKSLLKSLKVGQEKKLSISGTVAFHGQQQPVTIDVNVVKLSADKILVNTIKPFFIQADAFGVVAGINKLKELASLPSINYVVPVSFSVVFTR
- a CDS encoding YheU family protein — its product is MIIPLEQLTAETLSAIIENFVLREGTEYGSEDVSLNDKIAQVHQQLKQGTALLVYSELHETVNILPADQFVEDAEESA
- a CDS encoding hydrolase codes for the protein MFTKSSFSPAWWLKNAHLQTIAAKFFRRGHTIDTTTETLELPDGDFVDLAWTEQVNPTCSRPIVAVLHGLEGSKNSHYAKGMLSAIKAQGWVGVLMHFRGCSGRPNRMAKSYHSGQTCDVDFFSQYLASNYPQAKKAIIGFSLGGNVLTKYLAEHKENIYQVACVICAPLDLSSCSNRINRGFSRVYQKYLVDMLRASTVKKINANLLSNIDRNHLNKVRSIRDFDQMVTAPINGFIDANDYYRQASGRDVLKQISTPCLIIHATDDPFLCHENTTAITTLPKQITFEVSTRGGHVGFISGKNPFKPQFWLEQRIPEFFKSYL